A region from the Bacteroidia bacterium genome encodes:
- a CDS encoding pantoate--beta-alanine ligase: MKVINTISEITSYLSTLKSNGKKIGFVPTMGALHFGHLSLIKTSKENNDITVVSIFVNPTQFNDKQDFIKYAREPEEDLNKLIETDCDLVFMPSEKEMYPENVNTKFELGYLESIMEGEYRPGHFQGVALIVDKLFSIIKPDNAYFGQKDFQQLAIIKQLVKITNSTVKIISCPIVRESNGLAMSSRNKRLSTKEFEEAAIIYSTLKQIGGFLNENKLNEFKIWAAKQINSNNLFKIEYIEIVDSESLKIVTNIKNHKSITCCIAVFCGDVRLIDNIQINL; encoded by the coding sequence ATGAAAGTAATAAATACAATTTCCGAAATCACTTCTTACTTAAGTACTTTAAAAAGTAATGGTAAAAAGATTGGATTTGTGCCAACAATGGGAGCTTTGCATTTTGGGCATTTATCTTTAATTAAAACTTCTAAAGAAAATAACGATATTACAGTTGTAAGTATTTTTGTAAACCCTACGCAGTTTAATGATAAGCAAGATTTTATAAAATACGCAAGAGAACCTGAAGAAGATCTAAATAAACTTATTGAGACTGATTGCGACTTGGTATTTATGCCTAGTGAAAAAGAAATGTACCCAGAAAATGTTAACACAAAATTTGAATTAGGTTACTTAGAAAGTATTATGGAAGGCGAATACAGACCAGGACATTTTCAGGGGGTAGCATTAATAGTAGATAAACTTTTTTCGATTATTAAGCCTGATAACGCTTATTTTGGTCAAAAAGACTTTCAGCAATTAGCTATAATAAAGCAATTAGTAAAAATAACAAACTCAACTGTAAAAATTATTTCATGTCCTATTGTAAGAGAAAGTAACGGACTTGCAATGAGCTCTAGAAATAAAAGACTTTCTACCAAAGAGTTTGAAGAAGCTGCAATAATTTATTCTACTTTAAAGCAGATAGGTGGTTTTCTAAATGAGAATAAGTTAAATGAATTTAAAATTTGGGCAGCTAAACAAATTAATTCAAATAATTTATTTAAAATTGAATATATTGAAATTGTAGATTCAGAGTCACTTAAAATTGTTACCAACATAAAAAATCACAAATCAATAACTTGCTGCATTGCGGTTTTTTGTGGAGATGTAAGACTGATAGATAATATTCAGATTAATTTGTAA
- a CDS encoding NAD-dependent deacylase gives MKKLVVLTGAGISAESGIKTFRDMGGLWEEYDIEEVASPQGWENNMELVLDFYNQRRKQLLECKPNQAHYKLAELEKDFDVQIITQNVDDLHERAGSKNILHLHGELNKSMSTGDTSLVYKMDGWELKKGDVCEKGFQLRPFIVWFGEAVPMMEQAIRITEKADILAVVGTSLNVYPAAGLLNYVKPNIPVFLIDPNDVNCYRKVTVIKEKASTGITRLAEILKTQNF, from the coding sequence ATGAAAAAACTTGTAGTCCTTACCGGTGCAGGAATAAGTGCCGAGAGTGGCATAAAAACTTTTCGCGATATGGGTGGTTTATGGGAAGAATACGATATTGAAGAAGTTGCCAGTCCTCAAGGTTGGGAAAATAATATGGAACTGGTGCTCGATTTTTATAATCAGCGCAGAAAACAATTATTGGAATGTAAACCTAACCAGGCACATTATAAATTAGCCGAACTCGAAAAAGATTTTGATGTTCAGATAATAACCCAGAATGTTGATGATTTGCATGAACGTGCAGGAAGTAAAAATATTCTTCATTTGCATGGCGAACTAAATAAATCAATGAGTACAGGCGATACTTCATTGGTATATAAAATGGATGGTTGGGAATTAAAAAAGGGTGATGTTTGCGAAAAGGGTTTTCAGTTAAGACCATTTATAGTGTGGTTTGGCGAGGCAGTACCAATGATGGAGCAGGCAATAAGAATAACCGAAAAAGCCGATATTTTAGCTGTTGTAGGTACATCTTTAAATGTTTACCCTGCTGCTGGGTTATTAAATTATGTAAAACCAAATATTCCGGTATTTTTAATTGATCCTAACGATGTTAACTGTTATAGAAAAGTTACCGTTATAAAAGAAAAAGCCAGCACAGGTATAACCCGGCTGGCTGAAATATTAAAAACTCAAAACTTTTAA
- a CDS encoding aspartate 1-decarboxylase, which translates to MKIEVLKSKIHRVTVTEANLQYVGSVTIDEALLEASNLLENEKVQVINLNNGERIETYVIKGERNSGVICLNGPAARKFYVGDIVIILSYCSIDFNEAKTFKPWLVFPDTSTNRLL; encoded by the coding sequence ATGAAAATCGAAGTATTAAAATCAAAAATTCACAGAGTTACTGTTACTGAAGCGAACCTGCAATATGTTGGTAGCGTTACCATTGACGAGGCACTTTTAGAAGCTTCAAACTTACTGGAAAATGAAAAAGTTCAGGTAATAAACCTAAACAATGGTGAAAGAATTGAAACCTATGTTATTAAAGGTGAAAGAAATTCAGGTGTAATTTGTCTAAACGGACCAGCTGCCAGAAAATTTTATGTTGGTGATATAGTTATAATTTTATCGTATTGCTCAATAGATTTTAACGAAGCCAAAACCTTCAAACCCTGGCTAGTTTTTCCAGACACTTCCACAAATCGCTTATTGTAA
- a CDS encoding DUF4270 domain-containing protein has protein sequence MKSILNRNLALAISLLTVLFFSCQKDPTTLGLDLQPDSDRINGISLDSSTVKAFFLKEDSLTTDERTYALLGSYFDPIFGRSDASFMTHIRLSSSNVSFGTVPVVDSIVLYLKYRSYYGDTNTAQTISVYEIDKDFYLDSTYYSNINPSQYILNNTLLATKSYYPKPSGEPLAITLSNSMAVKILAGTSTNLSTNDEFLKFFKGLYVKTDSISSGGAIIYYDLINSKVTLYYKNNNDDSLKFDFLINSSSARINLFKHNYSSVTINSSIGDSLASDSLLYIQGMSGLMAKIRLPYLSTLKDSATIAIVKAELIIPVEDYDATLYKTPANLILVSYNSSGKYEFLPDYWVGGNSYFGGTYNSSDKTYRFNISRYAQQLVDETRIDYGLALFVGDNRVSANRLILRGPKCVNNGMKLSITYLKP, from the coding sequence TTGAAATCAATACTGAATAGAAATCTGGCACTGGCTATAAGTTTATTAACAGTTTTGTTTTTCTCTTGCCAAAAAGATCCAACTACTTTAGGTTTGGATTTGCAGCCAGATAGTGATAGAATTAATGGAATCTCACTCGATTCGTCAACCGTAAAAGCTTTCTTTTTAAAAGAAGATTCTCTTACAACAGATGAAAGAACTTATGCGCTCTTAGGATCTTATTTTGATCCGATTTTTGGTAGAAGCGATGCGTCATTTATGACACATATCAGACTTTCCTCTTCAAATGTTAGTTTTGGAACTGTACCAGTGGTAGATTCTATAGTTTTATATTTGAAATATAGGAGTTATTATGGTGATACTAACACTGCACAAACAATTTCAGTTTATGAAATTGATAAAGATTTTTATTTAGATTCTACTTATTATTCAAATATAAATCCTTCACAATATATTTTAAATAATACTTTGTTAGCAACAAAGAGTTATTATCCAAAACCAAGTGGTGAGCCATTAGCAATTACTTTAAGTAATAGTATGGCCGTTAAAATATTAGCTGGAACTTCAACTAATTTGTCAACAAATGACGAGTTTTTAAAGTTTTTTAAAGGACTTTATGTTAAAACAGACAGCATTTCATCTGGTGGTGCAATAATTTATTATGATTTAATTAATTCTAAGGTTACACTGTATTATAAGAATAATAATGATGATAGCTTAAAATTTGATTTTCTTATTAATTCAAGTAGTGCAAGAATTAACTTATTTAAACATAATTATAGTAGTGTTACTATTAATTCTTCTATTGGTGATTCTTTAGCTTCTGACTCTTTGTTATACATTCAAGGTATGTCCGGATTAATGGCAAAAATAAGGTTGCCGTATCTTTCAACTTTAAAGGATTCTGCTACAATAGCAATTGTAAAAGCAGAATTAATTATTCCAGTTGAGGATTATGATGCAACACTATATAAAACTCCAGCCAATTTAATTTTGGTTAGTTATAATTCTTCTGGAAAGTATGAATTTTTACCTGATTACTGGGTAGGAGGAAATTCTTATTTTGGCGGTACATATAATTCAAGCGATAAAACTTATAGATTTAATATTTCACGTTACGCACAACAATTAGTAGATGAAACAAGAATTGATTACGGTCTTGCTCTTTTTGTTGGAGATAACAGAGTAAGTGCAAATAGATTAATCTTAAGAGGACCAAAATGTGTTAATAATGGTATGAAATTATCAATAACATACTTGAAACCTTAA
- a CDS encoding flippase-like domain-containing protein produces MKKTFRIILNFVVFPLIGIILLYLAFKNVDLHKLWDDIKDANFYWVGLSLVFALLGFVSRALRWKLLIEPLGYKPSNKNAILAVFIAYFANIAMPRLGEITRCGSLNKTDDIPIDKLFGTVITERVVDFLCLLLIIAFVLIVKFEQVGGFFAKEIFNPLYDKYFSSPTFWVISISSIVILIALIFFMKKKLMKITVFQKINNFIKGLANGLKSIFKMKKVGLFFFHTFFIWAMYVLMTYVAFFSIEPTKNLSFLDAFFILTIGGLGMSAPVQNGFGAYHWIVSLGLMLYGISQADGLLYATICHESQTLMVLLTGPIALLLVFFAQKKKLSQS; encoded by the coding sequence TTGAAAAAAACATTCCGAATAATTCTAAACTTTGTAGTTTTTCCATTAATCGGAATTATTCTTTTGTATTTAGCTTTTAAAAATGTTGATCTTCATAAATTATGGGATGATATTAAAGATGCTAATTTTTATTGGGTAGGTTTATCGTTGGTTTTTGCTCTTTTAGGCTTTGTTAGCAGAGCATTAAGATGGAAACTTTTAATTGAACCATTAGGTTATAAACCGTCAAATAAAAATGCTATTCTTGCTGTTTTTATTGCATACTTTGCAAACATTGCCATGCCAAGATTAGGAGAAATTACCAGATGCGGTTCACTTAATAAAACTGACGACATACCAATTGACAAGCTATTCGGAACAGTAATTACAGAAAGAGTTGTTGATTTTCTTTGTCTGCTTTTAATAATCGCATTTGTGCTAATTGTTAAATTTGAACAAGTGGGTGGATTCTTTGCTAAAGAAATATTCAATCCACTATATGACAAGTACTTTTCTTCGCCTACCTTTTGGGTTATTTCAATTTCATCAATAGTTATACTGATAGCTCTTATTTTCTTTATGAAAAAAAAATTAATGAAAATTACTGTTTTTCAAAAAATAAATAATTTCATTAAAGGTTTGGCAAATGGTCTTAAATCTATTTTTAAAATGAAAAAAGTCGGATTATTCTTTTTTCATACATTTTTTATTTGGGCTATGTATGTTCTTATGACCTACGTTGCTTTCTTTTCAATTGAACCAACAAAAAACCTTAGTTTTCTTGACGCATTCTTTATTCTTACAATTGGTGGATTAGGTATGTCGGCACCTGTTCAGAATGGTTTTGGAGCCTATCATTGGATTGTTTCTCTTGGTTTAATGCTTTATGGTATTTCTCAAGCTGACGGATTATTATATGCAACAATATGCCATGAATCTCAAACTTTAATGGTTTTGCTTACCGGTCCGATTGCTCTACTACTAGTCTTCTTTGCTCAAAAGAAAAAACTTTCTCAATCATAA
- the dnaG gene encoding DNA primase, which produces MIDEITIQRIIDTSRIDEVVSEFVSLKKRGANFTGLCPFHNEKTPSFSVSPVKGIYKCFGCGKAGNSVNFLMEHDHMSYPDALRWLAKKYNIEIQEKEISVEEIAKRDERESLFVATTFAHEFFTNALQKTEEGKAVGMAYFHERNFRDDIIKKFELGYSPDKSTTFYNHAIKNGYKPEFLLKAGLINKGNFDSFSGRVIFPIHNLSGRVVGFTGRILNKEKSPAKYYNSPESEIFHKGKILFGLYLAKKSIAEKDKCYLVEGNADVVSMHQSGIENCVASSGTALSIDQISLIKRFTKNITLLYDSDPAGIKAAIRGIDLLLEEGMHIKVVLLPEGEDPDSFAQSHSQTELFEFLNKEEKDFFAFKTTVLLKDAGKDPVKRSEVLNDIVKSLALIPDNILRSLYIKDCSRLLKIEEQLLHSEVAKRIIGKITDFSTNIRPAEIIGNSPVTPQIPSMIDDFYAEEQEFEILRLLFLYGNKVIYKGKPEEDEIEETVVKYVIQELVNDELELKNLVHHKVFEIFCEQLKTYGYIEPKELIYHHDDVIQELAADRLNTPYYRARIKGQSDYLSKYYKRIGIHVKDEEVKLLDNLPRVIIRYKIKILELVNKDIDDKLAMAQEVDANPEIINELLLKNNENTKVLQQMYSIYGQVVR; this is translated from the coding sequence TTGATAGACGAAATTACCATACAACGAATTATTGACACATCCCGCATAGACGAGGTAGTTTCGGAATTTGTAAGTCTTAAAAAACGAGGTGCAAACTTTACAGGATTATGTCCATTTCATAACGAAAAAACACCGTCTTTTTCTGTTTCGCCTGTAAAGGGAATTTATAAATGCTTTGGTTGCGGTAAAGCAGGCAATTCTGTAAACTTCCTTATGGAACATGACCACATGTCATACCCAGATGCATTAAGATGGCTTGCAAAAAAATATAATATTGAAATTCAGGAAAAAGAAATTTCTGTTGAAGAAATTGCAAAACGTGATGAACGTGAAAGTTTATTTGTTGCTACTACCTTCGCTCATGAATTTTTCACAAATGCTCTTCAAAAAACTGAAGAAGGAAAAGCTGTAGGAATGGCTTATTTTCACGAAAGAAATTTTCGTGATGACATAATAAAGAAATTTGAACTTGGTTACTCTCCTGACAAATCCACAACATTCTACAATCACGCAATAAAAAATGGCTATAAACCTGAATTTCTTTTAAAAGCAGGATTAATAAACAAAGGAAATTTTGACTCATTTAGCGGCAGGGTAATTTTCCCTATTCATAATTTAAGCGGAAGAGTTGTAGGTTTTACAGGAAGAATTTTAAATAAAGAAAAAAGTCCTGCAAAATATTATAACAGCCCTGAATCAGAAATTTTTCACAAAGGGAAAATACTTTTCGGACTTTATTTAGCAAAAAAATCTATTGCCGAAAAAGACAAATGTTATCTTGTTGAAGGTAATGCCGACGTAGTTTCTATGCACCAATCTGGAATTGAAAATTGTGTTGCGTCATCGGGTACTGCACTTTCAATAGATCAGATTTCATTAATAAAAAGATTTACAAAAAATATAACATTACTCTATGATAGTGATCCTGCAGGAATAAAAGCAGCAATACGCGGAATTGATCTTTTACTTGAAGAAGGTATGCATATTAAAGTTGTATTACTTCCTGAAGGCGAAGACCCCGATTCTTTTGCACAATCACACAGTCAGACCGAGCTTTTTGAGTTTCTTAATAAAGAGGAAAAAGATTTTTTTGCATTTAAAACAACAGTATTATTAAAAGATGCAGGTAAAGATCCAGTAAAACGTAGCGAAGTTTTAAATGATATTGTTAAAAGTCTTGCGCTTATTCCAGATAACATTCTACGCTCACTTTATATTAAAGACTGCAGCAGACTTTTAAAAATAGAAGAACAGCTATTACACAGCGAAGTTGCAAAAAGAATAATTGGAAAAATAACCGACTTCTCTACAAATATTAGACCTGCTGAAATTATTGGTAACAGTCCGGTTACCCCTCAAATTCCTTCTATGATTGATGATTTTTATGCAGAGGAACAAGAATTTGAGATTTTAAGGTTACTATTTTTATACGGTAACAAAGTAATTTATAAAGGGAAACCTGAAGAAGATGAGATAGAGGAAACCGTTGTAAAATATGTAATTCAGGAACTTGTTAATGATGAACTGGAATTAAAAAATTTAGTTCACCATAAGGTTTTTGAAATATTCTGTGAACAACTTAAAACCTATGGTTATATTGAACCTAAAGAATTAATATATCACCACGATGATGTTATACAGGAATTAGCTGCCGACAGGTTAAATACACCCTATTACAGAGCAAGAATTAAAGGTCAGAGCGATTATTTATCAAAATATTATAAGAGAATTGGAATACATGTAAAAGATGAAGAAGTTAAACTTTTAGATAATTTACCAAGAGTAATTATTAGATATAAAATTAAAATTCTTGAATTAGTAAATAAAGATATTGACGACAAATTAGCAATGGCACAAGAAGTAGACGCTAACCCCGAAATAATAAACGAACTATTGTTAAAGAATAATGAGAATACAAAAGTATTACAACAGATGTATTCAATATATGGGCAAGTTGTTAGATGA
- a CDS encoding glycogen/starch synthase, with protein MEKERVLFVAQEITPYLPETPMSTIGRYLPQGIQEKGREIRTFMPRFGNINERRNQLHEVIRLSGMNLIINDTDHPLIIKVASIQSARMQVYFIDNEDFFQRKCIVSDDSGNFYPDNDERAIFFARGVLETVKKLRWAPHLVHCQGWFTSLVPLYIKKAFREDPLYNDTKVVFSIYDDEFKGSLSKDFKKKAIIDGVSEKDMQVMSSLDYVNLMKLAINLSDGVIMGSPKINSKVLEYIKSSEKPLLEYQDPEHYIDSYSDFYDSVLTPNCVEL; from the coding sequence ATGGAAAAAGAGAGAGTATTGTTTGTAGCTCAGGAAATTACCCCTTACTTACCTGAAACCCCAATGTCCACAATTGGACGCTACCTTCCGCAAGGAATTCAAGAAAAAGGTCGCGAAATACGCACCTTTATGCCACGTTTTGGTAATATAAATGAGCGACGAAATCAATTACATGAAGTTATTCGTCTTTCCGGGATGAATCTTATTATTAATGATACTGATCATCCGCTGATAATTAAAGTTGCTTCAATACAATCAGCTAGGATGCAGGTTTATTTTATTGATAATGAAGATTTCTTTCAAAGGAAATGCATAGTTTCAGATGATAGTGGAAATTTTTATCCGGATAATGACGAAAGAGCAATCTTTTTTGCAAGGGGAGTGTTAGAAACTGTTAAAAAGTTACGATGGGCACCACATCTTGTTCATTGTCAGGGATGGTTTACTTCACTTGTTCCTTTGTACATTAAAAAAGCATTTCGTGAAGATCCTTTATATAATGATACCAAAGTTGTTTTTTCTATATATGATGATGAGTTTAAGGGAAGTTTGTCAAAAGATTTTAAGAAAAAAGCAATAATTGATGGTGTCTCTGAAAAGGATATGCAAGTAATGTCATCATTAGATTATGTTAATTTAATGAAACTTGCAATTAATCTTTCAGACGGGGTAATCATGGGAAGTCCAAAAATTAATAGTAAAGTTCTTGAATATATTAAATCATCAGAAAAGCCATTGCTCGAATATCAGGACCCAGAACATTATATTGATTCCTATTCAGATTTTTACGATAGTGTTTTAACTCCAAATTGTGTTGAACTTTAA
- the glmS gene encoding glutamine--fructose-6-phosphate transaminase (isomerizing), which translates to MCGIVGYIGPKEAYPILLAGLKRLEYRGYDSAGIALLNGDSRIYKCKGKVSDLEDYVKGKNVSGTVGIGHTRWATHGEPNDINAHPHISMNGLFIIIHNGIIENYSRLKRKLEDRGYTFSSDTDTEVLVNLIEYIYMKGQVSAEIAVRLALTKVIGAFGILVTCKEEPDMIIAARKGSPLVVGVGDGEYFFASDATPIIEHTNRVVYLNDNDVAVVRRDEITFKTIMNVKITPIIQNLDLDIGEIEKGGFDHFMLKEIFEQPRAIEDTFRGRISHNPHKIHLGGLFNVMDKLINAKRIIIIGCGTSWHAGLVGEYLFEELARIPVEVEYASEFRYRNPVILPEDVVIAISQSGETADTLAAIKLAKEQGATVIGICNVVGSSIPRETHAGVYTHAGPEIGVASTKAFTAQVTVLSMIAMLLGYERKVISENDYQALVSSLIEIPSKIDIILKDITNIQKIADLYKNSNNCLYLGRGYLFPVALEGALKLKEISYIHAEGYPAAEMKHGPIALIDQHMPVFVIAAKDKSYEKIVSNIQEVKARKGIVIAIVSEGDTVIKGLADHVMEVPLTDEALTPLLAVIPLQLLSYYIAVMRGCNVDQPRNLAKSVTVE; encoded by the coding sequence ATGTGCGGAATAGTTGGCTATATAGGACCTAAAGAAGCTTATCCAATTCTTTTAGCAGGATTAAAACGATTAGAATACAGAGGTTACGATTCTGCAGGAATTGCTCTTTTAAATGGCGACAGCAGAATTTATAAATGTAAAGGAAAAGTTTCTGATTTAGAAGATTATGTCAAAGGAAAAAATGTTTCTGGAACAGTTGGTATAGGTCATACTCGTTGGGCAACACATGGTGAGCCTAATGATATTAATGCACACCCGCATATTTCAATGAATGGATTATTTATAATAATTCATAATGGTATTATTGAAAACTATTCAAGACTAAAACGTAAATTAGAAGATAGAGGATATACATTCAGCAGCGATACTGATACTGAAGTTCTTGTAAATCTTATCGAATATATTTACATGAAAGGTCAGGTTTCTGCAGAGATTGCTGTTAGACTTGCTTTAACAAAAGTTATAGGAGCCTTTGGAATTCTAGTAACGTGCAAAGAAGAGCCTGATATGATTATTGCTGCCAGAAAAGGTAGCCCTTTGGTTGTTGGTGTAGGTGATGGAGAATATTTTTTTGCAAGCGATGCTACTCCAATAATTGAACATACAAACAGAGTAGTTTATTTAAATGATAATGACGTTGCAGTCGTTCGTCGTGATGAAATTACATTTAAAACAATAATGAATGTAAAAATTACTCCGATTATACAAAATCTAGACTTAGATATTGGAGAAATTGAAAAAGGCGGATTTGACCATTTTATGCTCAAAGAGATTTTTGAACAACCAAGAGCAATTGAAGATACTTTCAGAGGAAGAATTTCGCACAACCCACACAAAATTCATCTTGGTGGTTTGTTTAATGTTATGGATAAGCTTATTAATGCAAAAAGAATAATTATAATAGGTTGCGGAACTTCATGGCATGCTGGTTTAGTTGGCGAATATTTATTCGAAGAGCTTGCAAGAATTCCTGTTGAAGTTGAATATGCTTCCGAATTCAGATACAGAAATCCTGTAATCTTACCTGAGGATGTTGTTATAGCAATTAGTCAGAGTGGTGAAACAGCAGATACTTTAGCTGCAATTAAACTTGCAAAAGAACAAGGTGCTACAGTAATTGGAATTTGTAATGTTGTAGGTTCAAGTATTCCTCGCGAAACTCATGCTGGTGTTTATACACACGCAGGACCAGAAATAGGCGTTGCCAGTACAAAAGCATTTACTGCACAGGTTACTGTATTGTCAATGATTGCAATGCTTTTAGGTTATGAAAGAAAAGTTATTTCAGAGAATGATTATCAGGCGTTGGTTTCTTCATTAATAGAAATTCCAAGTAAAATAGATATTATTTTAAAAGATATAACAAATATCCAGAAAATAGCCGACCTGTATAAAAATTCGAACAATTGTTTGTATTTAGGCAGGGGTTATTTATTCCCAGTTGCTTTAGAGGGCGCACTTAAGTTAAAAGAAATTTCTTATATTCATGCTGAAGGTTATCCTGCTGCAGAAATGAAACACGGACCAATTGCACTTATCGATCAGCATATGCCGGTTTTTGTAATTGCAGCAAAAGATAAGTCATATGAAAAAATTGTGTCAAATATTCAGGAAGTAAAAGCCCGTAAAGGAATTGTTATTGCTATAGTTTCTGAAGGAGATACAGTAATTAAAGGTTTAGCAGATCACGTAATGGAAGTTCCGCTTACCGACGAAGCACTAACTCCACTGCTCGCTGTTATACCTTTGCAGTTATTGTCATATTATATTGCTGTAATGAGAGGTTGTAATGTCGATCAACCAAGGAATCTTGCAAAATCTGTAACAGTAGAATAA